In the Kribbella sp. NBC_00482 genome, one interval contains:
- a CDS encoding PASTA domain-containing protein → MSLGPPLVEVPDVKRKTTADAQKILGDAGFKVTVQKAPFNLGLNIVAAQSPVGGRKVKPGSTIVITVL, encoded by the coding sequence GTGTCGCTCGGCCCGCCGCTGGTCGAGGTCCCGGACGTGAAGCGGAAGACCACGGCCGACGCGCAGAAGATCCTCGGCGACGCGGGCTTCAAGGTGACGGTGCAGAAGGCGCCCTTCAACCTCGGCCTCAACATCGTCGCGGCCCAGAGCCCCGTCGGCGGCCGGAAGGTCAAACCCGGTAGCACGATCGTGATCACCGTGCTCTGA